Proteins found in one Plasmodium gaboni strain SY75 chromosome 13, whole genome shotgun sequence genomic segment:
- a CDS encoding phosphoethanolamine N-methyltransferase, producing MTLLENLSADKTFLENNQYTDEGVKVYEFIFGENYISSGGLEATKKILSDIELNENSKVLDIGSGLGGGCMYMNEKFGAHTYGIDICSNIVSMANERVVGNNKIIFESNDILTKEFPDNHFDLIYSRDAILHLSLENKNILFQKCYKWLKPNGTLLITDYCAAKKENWDDEFKEYVKQRKYTLMTVEEYADTLAACNFKNVVSKDLSDYWNELLEGELKKLYEKKEEFLKLFSEKKFIGLEDGWSRKIKDSKRKMQRWGYFKATKN from the exons atGACTTTGCTTGAAAACTTAAGCGCTGATAAAACATTCCTGGAAAATAATCAATATACGGATGAAG GTGTAAAAGTTTATGAGTTCATTTTTGGAga aaattatatatcatcCGGAGGTTTGGAAGCcacaaaaaaaatcttGAGCGATATTGAACTTAATGAAAATTCGAAAGTTTTAg aTATCGGATCTGGTTTAGGAGGTGGTTGTATGTATATGAATGAGAAATTCGGAGCTCATACTTACGGTATTGATATATGTTCTAATATTGTAAGTATGGCTAATGAAAGAGTTGTTGGaaataacaaaattatattcgaatcaaatgatatattaacaaAAGAATTTCCTGATAATCATTTTGATTTAATTTATAGTAGAGATGCAATATTACATTTATCTcttgaaaataaaaatatattattccAGAAATGTTACAAGTGGTTGAAACCAAATGGTACTTTATTAATTACAGATTATTGTGCAGctaaaaaagaaaattgGGATGATGAATTTAAAGAATATGTAAAACaaagaaaatatacattAATGACTGTTGAAGAATATGCTGATACTCTTGCTGCTTgtaattttaaaaatgttgTATCAAAAGATTTAAGTGATTATTGGAATGAATTATTAGAAGGGGAacttaaaaaattatatgaaaagaaagaagaatttttaaaattattttcagaaaaaaaatttattgGTCTTGAAGATGGATGGTCAAGAAAAATTAAGGATAGCAAGAGGAAAATGCAAAGATGGGGTTATTTTAAGGCCACcaaaaattaa
- a CDS encoding hypothetical protein (conserved Plasmodium protein, unknown function), producing the protein MRKEKMNRNFQNASCKEDNYIKAWLKQTENPEFYKNVNDLDDQSYTNEFVKVVDFNNFNSNFINNMMEEPLEDEYSKQKKRKAYSLFYSNEIGPNNEDIYDLKNIYTSFDDLDVKYLKSLDKTPSGNMKDRVKGRYKDEHMSIKKLKRENICNENNEPIFPNNIMIDNSPYYKFRNSNKKPSYGSESTNEFFNNYDFETPIKIISSKKRSYDFKNRKDNCTNTTKENSSQENVSSNNSETKRTFNFSNKTDDFNDLQFNSDNEYISSPEYMNHEQNTKYINKKQREVNFLGQKLEYKVVGKVINCSKNHPQFTMF; encoded by the coding sequence ATgagaaaagaaaaaatgaatagGAATTTTCAAAATGCGTCATGTAAAGAAGACAATTATATCAAAGCGTGGCTTAAGCAAACAGAAAATCCCgaattttataaaaacgTGAATGATTTAGATGATCAATCATATACGAATGAATTTGTAAAGGTTGTAgattttaataattttaatagtaattttataaataatatgatgGAAGAACCTTTAGAAGATGAATATAGTAaacagaaaaaaagaaaagcATATAGCTTATTTTATAGTAATGAAATTGGACCaaataatgaagatatttatgatttgaaaaatatatatacttcATTTGATGATTTAGAtgttaaatatttaaaatcATTAGATAAGACTCCATCAGGAAATATGAAAGATAGAGTAAAAGGTCGATATAAAGATGAACATATgtctataaaaaaattaaaaagagaaaatatatgtaatgaaaataatgaacCAATATTTCctaataatattatgatagATAATTCACcttattataaatttagaaatagtaataaaaaacCTAGTTATGGAAGTGAAAGCACTaatgaattttttaataattatgatttTGAAACAcctataaaaataataagttcaaaaaaaagaagtTATGACTTCAAAAATAGAAAAGATAATTGTACTAATACaacaaaagaaaattcTTCTCAAGAAAATGTTTCATCGAATAATAGTGAAACCAAAAGAACATTCAACTTTTCTAATAAAACTGATGATTTTAATGATTTACAATTTAACTCAgataatgaatatatatcatcacctgaatatatgaatcatgaacaaaatacaaaatatattaacaaaaaaCAAAGAGAAGTAAATTTCCTTGGACAGAAACTAGAATATAAAGTTGTTGGTAAGGTTATAAATTGTTCTAAGAATCATCCTCAATTTACTATGTTctga
- a CDS encoding putative tRNA guanosine-2'-O-methyltransferase: MPFLIWFSSHNKYDDCKISELNSLLEIYGYRKKEYDEKEKKKENDKEKNEGYNINHIELFEAVKKSSVRKNIEWEEKFKVSRMITNKFRNEVFLKTNISEEDLWVNVISRSVLIKGVIELWSEGNSYNEILKELLLKKDLFEKTLKDKKWCFCFNSYGKIINQEEKVDKMNFFKILLEPYTNIDLINPQVQIGLIEEYEQENYNSTILKKVYFGKCIALRRNQYMNNLNKIKKDHKIIGKPKIAWWTSYALNKRPILGPTTTDNDLAFIMCNIAKIKKGHIVLDPFVGSGGLLVTSSIFDAICIGNDIDIRLLKGYKLSYLNPHMKHKSNNKSIFENFVYYNLNIPEIIVSDNSKPIWNFFHKPWVDAIITDPPYGNRATVRICVTNNVEMNVVQNNDILPTSLKNQQDIYDNNNDNNFCSSEEQLKKKEKNISNAKTITYNCISAVKDLLNIASNVLVDNGMLVFLFPIQLDTIQEEINILKHPDFYLISYDLQTFTPITGRLIVSMQRKARNA, translated from the coding sequence atgcCTTTTCTCATTTGGTTTAGTAGtcataataaatatgatgatTGTAAAATTAGTGAATTAAATTCGTTGCTGGAAATATATGGATATAGAAAAAAGGAGTACgatgaaaaagaaaaaaaaaaagaaaatgataaagaGAAGAACGAAggatataatataaatcaCATAGAATTATTCGAGGCAGTAAAAAAAAGTAGTgttagaaaaaatatagagTGGGAAGAGAAATTTAAAGTTAGTAGGATGattacaaataaatttaGAAATGAAGTATTTCttaaaacaaatatatcAGAAGAAGATTTATGGGTAAATGTAATATCAAGAAGTGTTTTAATAAAAGGTGTTATTGAATTATGGAGTGAAGGAAATTcatataatgaaatattaaaagaattattattaaaaaaagatttatttgaaaaaacATTGAAAGATAAGAAATGGtgtttttgttttaattcatatgggaaaataattaatcaagaagaaaaagtagacaaaatgaatttttttaaaatattattagaaCCATATACAAATATTGATTTAATAAATCCACAAGTACAAATTGGATTAATTGAAGAATATGAAcaagaaaattataattcgactatattaaaaaaagtttATTTTGGAAAATGTATTGCTCTTCGTAGAAATcaatatatgaataatttaaataaaataaaaaaggatcataaaataattgGAAAACCAAAAATAGCTTGGTGGACATCATATGCATTAAATAAAAGACCAATATTAGGACCCACCACAACTGATAATGATTTAGCTTTTATAATGTGTAATATAgcaaaaataaaaaaaggtCATATTGTTTTAGATCCTTTTGTTGGTTCAGGTGGTTTATTAGTAACAAGTTCTATTTTTGATGCTATATGTATTGGTAATGATATTGATATAAGGTTATTAAAAGGatataaattatcatatttaaatCCTCATATGAAACataaaagtaataataaatcaatatttgaaaattttgtatattataatttaaatataccAGAAATTATTGTATCTGATAATTCAAAACCTATTTGGAACTTTTTTCATAAGCCATGGGTTGATGCTATAATTACAGATCCACCATATGGTAATAGAGCAACCGTAAGAATATGTGTTACTAATAATGTAGAAATGAATGTTGttcaaaataatgatatcTTACCTACatctttaaaaaatcaacaagatatatatgacaataataatgataataatttttgtaGTAGTGAGGaacaattaaaaaaaaaagaaaaaaatatttcaaatgCAAAAActattacatataattgTATATCAGCTGTAAAagatttattaaatattgCATCAAATGTACTCGTAGATAATGGTATGTTGGTTTTTTTGTTTCCTATACAATTAGATACTATAcaagaagaaataaatattttaaaacatcccgatttttatttaatttcttATGATTTACAAACATTTACTCCTATCACAGGAAGACTTATAGTATCCATGCAGAGAAAGGCAAGAAATGCATAA